Proteins from a genomic interval of Carboxydocella sporoproducens DSM 16521:
- a CDS encoding RsmB/NOP family class I SAM-dependent RNA methyltransferase, which yields MAITAERLPREFVQRLEPLLGEEWPEFLAALAGESQHGLRQNPLKIQQAEWEKIAPFPLERVPWCREGYYLQEEERPGKHPYYHAGLYYIQEPSAMAPVEALEVQPGEKVLDLCAAPGGKTTQIGAKLQGKGILVANDNNPQRIRPMVKYVETFGLTNCLIFNERPERLARHFPGYFDKILVDAPCSGEGMFRREPESMGAYQKFGPERCRQMQREILRAAARMLKPGGVMVYSTCTFNPYENEGTIQEFLQEHSEFQLEPVPQAHLYSPGRPDWVVGGRPELALACRIWPHKNRGEGHFLARLRKNNNGSRLAGAGRPGGTDPYLAEGAKELASWHRFRQNYLKTELNGRYWLNGGTLYLVPPELPVLQGLKLIRPGLTLGNLYKGKFYPDYALAMALKPEQFAQPVYFTLDAPELRKYLKGETLPAGEAKGWHLLCLDRWPLGWALAVDGYLKNYYPKGWRLQS from the coding sequence TTGGCAATCACAGCAGAACGACTACCCCGGGAGTTTGTACAGAGGCTTGAACCCTTGCTGGGAGAGGAATGGCCGGAGTTCCTGGCCGCCCTGGCGGGAGAGAGTCAGCACGGCCTGCGCCAAAATCCCTTGAAAATTCAGCAGGCTGAGTGGGAAAAAATCGCTCCTTTTCCTCTGGAGAGGGTGCCCTGGTGTCGGGAAGGTTATTATTTACAGGAAGAAGAGCGACCGGGGAAACACCCTTACTACCATGCCGGACTTTATTATATCCAGGAACCCAGTGCCATGGCGCCAGTGGAAGCTCTGGAGGTTCAGCCAGGGGAGAAGGTACTGGATCTCTGTGCAGCTCCGGGGGGCAAAACCACCCAGATTGGAGCCAAATTGCAAGGAAAAGGGATTCTGGTAGCCAATGATAATAATCCCCAGCGCATCCGGCCCATGGTTAAATATGTTGAGACTTTTGGTTTAACCAATTGCCTGATTTTCAACGAACGACCAGAGCGGCTGGCCCGCCATTTTCCCGGCTATTTTGATAAAATTCTGGTGGATGCACCCTGTTCAGGAGAAGGGATGTTCCGGCGGGAGCCGGAGAGCATGGGGGCATATCAGAAGTTTGGTCCGGAACGCTGCCGGCAGATGCAGAGGGAGATCTTGCGGGCAGCTGCCCGGATGCTGAAACCCGGGGGAGTAATGGTTTATTCTACCTGTACCTTTAATCCATATGAAAACGAAGGGACAATCCAGGAGTTTTTGCAGGAACATTCCGAATTTCAGCTGGAGCCGGTGCCTCAGGCCCATCTCTATAGCCCGGGCCGCCCCGACTGGGTGGTAGGGGGCAGGCCGGAACTGGCCCTGGCTTGCCGGATCTGGCCGCATAAAAACAGAGGAGAAGGACATTTTCTGGCCAGATTGCGCAAAAATAACAATGGAAGCAGATTGGCTGGAGCAGGCAGACCCGGTGGTACTGATCCCTACCTGGCCGAAGGAGCCAAGGAACTGGCCTCCTGGCACCGCTTCCGCCAGAACTATTTAAAAACAGAATTGAATGGGCGTTACTGGTTGAATGGCGGGACCCTCTATCTTGTACCCCCGGAATTGCCGGTATTGCAGGGATTAAAACTGATTCGTCCCGGATTGACCCTGGGTAATCTCTATAAAGGCAAATTTTATCCTGATTATGCCCTGGCGATGGCTTTAAAACCGGAACAGTTTGCCCAGCCGGTCTATTTCACCCTGGATGCTCCGGAGCTGAGGAAATACCTGAAAGGCGAGACCTTGCCGGCTGGAGAGGCAAAAGGCTGGCATTTGCTCTGTCTGGACCGGTGGCCACTGGGCTGGGCCCTGGCAGTAGATGGCTATTTAAAAAATTATTATCCTAAAGGCTGGCGACTTCAGAGTTAG
- a CDS encoding aldo/keto reductase, with amino-acid sequence MEYRQLSGTDIAVSRLGLGGIPLQKAEPEQVANLVAAAADHGINFIDTARGYGASETLLGQALKGYRSRFLLASKSMARAAGKLASS; translated from the coding sequence ATGGAATATCGTCAACTTTCAGGAACAGATATCGCTGTCTCCCGCCTGGGCTTAGGCGGCATTCCCCTGCAAAAGGCAGAACCTGAACAGGTAGCCAATCTAGTGGCTGCCGCCGCTGACCACGGCATAAACTTTATCGATACCGCCCGTGGTTATGGTGCCAGTGAAACCTTGCTGGGCCAGGCCCTGAAAGGCTATCGTTCCCGTTTTCTGCTGGCCAGCAAGTCCATGGCCCGGGCGGCAGGTAAACTGGCTAGCTCCTGA
- a CDS encoding MBOAT family O-acyltransferase produces the protein MVLLSWTSGLILLVMVGVFWLLPGSSSRSLWLALSNIALLLYWYPGQGLLMLGLAMLTFLLGEILSRWGQRRAWLLALAIIVVSFYLLYTKYFAFLLQILNQALQALGQPGRWHWEQVAVPVGISFVTFRWLHYVIDSYWGKVEQRELITFLGYSFFWPILTSGPIERWQDFSRQLGEKQRWQWNYLWEGLERILLGLFKKLLVAAALAPLASGLSKPGLSAGAYWLAAHAYAWQLYVDFSGYTDIAVGSSRFFGLRIQENFDWPYLRGNISLFWKHWHMSLTRWFRDYLFIPLGGSRVAFRRILFNTLVVMFVTGIWHGAGWNFIFWGMLHAGALILWRLYRRYLLPRLPESWPDQYWYRGLAIFITYNFVVLAWIPFTTNLQQALRVLQIMGGGG, from the coding sequence ATGGTTTTATTATCCTGGACCAGTGGGTTGATTTTGCTGGTCATGGTGGGAGTTTTCTGGCTCTTGCCGGGAAGCAGCAGCCGCAGCTTATGGTTGGCTCTGAGCAATATCGCACTCCTGCTATACTGGTATCCTGGGCAGGGCTTATTAATGCTGGGATTGGCCATGCTAACTTTTCTGCTGGGAGAAATTCTGAGTCGGTGGGGCCAGAGGCGAGCCTGGCTGCTGGCACTGGCTATAATAGTGGTGAGTTTTTATTTGCTTTATACCAAGTATTTTGCTTTTCTTTTACAAATACTCAATCAGGCTTTACAGGCCCTGGGACAGCCGGGCCGCTGGCACTGGGAACAGGTGGCGGTTCCGGTGGGGATATCTTTTGTCACCTTTCGCTGGCTGCATTATGTAATCGATAGCTACTGGGGCAAGGTTGAGCAAAGAGAGTTAATAACCTTCCTGGGCTATTCCTTTTTCTGGCCCATTCTTACTTCCGGGCCTATTGAACGCTGGCAGGATTTTTCTCGCCAATTGGGAGAAAAACAGCGCTGGCAGTGGAATTACCTCTGGGAGGGGCTGGAACGCATTTTGCTGGGGTTGTTCAAGAAATTGCTGGTGGCAGCGGCGCTGGCTCCACTGGCCAGTGGCTTGAGCAAGCCCGGACTGTCTGCAGGAGCCTACTGGCTGGCAGCTCACGCCTATGCCTGGCAACTCTATGTGGATTTTTCCGGCTATACTGATATAGCAGTGGGCAGCAGCCGTTTCTTTGGTCTGAGAATCCAGGAAAACTTCGACTGGCCTTATTTGCGAGGGAATATATCTCTGTTCTGGAAACACTGGCATATGTCTTTGACCCGCTGGTTCCGGGACTATCTTTTTATCCCCCTGGGGGGAAGCCGGGTGGCTTTCCGCCGGATTTTATTCAATACCCTGGTGGTCATGTTTGTAACCGGTATCTGGCATGGAGCGGGCTGGAACTTTATTTTCTGGGGGATGCTCCATGCTGGGGCGCTCATTCTCTGGCGGCTTTATCGCCGCTATCTTCTGCCCCGTTTACCCGAGAGCTGGCCTGACCAGTACTGGTATCGCGGTTTGGCCATATTCATTACATATAATTTTGTTGTACTGGCCTGGATACCTTTTACTACAAACCTGCAACAGGCCCTTCGGGTTCTGCAGATTATGGGAGGCGGTGGCTGA
- a CDS encoding AMP-dependent synthetase/ligase yields the protein MYHQTTIGLFHQQLPKYINKPLFLTKKEGKYQPVTWKEAAEEVQLFTLGLLALDTNPGDRIGLMMTTQYFWPLWDLAIIAARAINVPIYPTNKGPQVAHIINDSGSKILIVGSSELAEEVINHQQLMPDLKHLILPDPIPTSLKEKAENIKLWSFADLRQLGKELWQQQPGLYDRTWPQVKPTDICSIIYTSGTTGNPKGVILTHINFLSNAWGCYQVVPSPDTHVSLSFLPLSHVLERTLGWYYMLYAGVTIAYAESINDVPKNLEEVRPHLMCSVPRLYEKIHHRIMENVATSSFLKKRIFHWAIKAGKKRANLLAAKQPVPLWLRWQDTLADRLVFRKIRERFGGRLDFCVSGGAPLGRDLAEFFYAVGIRVIEGYGLTETSPVLTCNRRENYRFGSVGLAIPEVQLKIAPDGEILAKGPNLTLGYYNNPEATAELFTEDGWLKTGDIGIIDNDGFLFITDRKKDLIITAGGKNVAPQPIEQLLTADRFIAQAVVYGDKQPFMTAMIVPDFTDLEHYAREKGVNFTTRQELITLPKIQKLLAKRVAKALKHLPRYEQVKRITIRAQEFTMDAGEVTPTLKIRRRIIYKKYEQDFLAMYQDQGPYVEVIYKHDEEEDIPISPGTPLSR from the coding sequence ATGTATCACCAAACTACTATTGGGCTGTTTCACCAACAACTGCCCAAATATATCAATAAACCCCTGTTTCTAACCAAAAAAGAGGGCAAATATCAGCCTGTAACCTGGAAAGAGGCCGCCGAAGAAGTCCAGCTCTTTACCCTGGGTCTTCTGGCCCTGGATACCAATCCCGGAGACCGGATAGGTCTGATGATGACAACCCAGTATTTCTGGCCCCTCTGGGACCTGGCCATTATCGCTGCTCGTGCCATCAATGTTCCCATCTATCCTACAAATAAAGGCCCTCAGGTTGCTCATATTATCAATGATAGTGGCAGCAAAATCCTGATTGTTGGCTCCTCAGAACTAGCAGAAGAAGTAATAAATCATCAGCAGCTGATGCCAGATTTAAAACATTTGATTCTGCCTGACCCCATCCCCACTTCTTTGAAAGAAAAAGCAGAAAACATAAAACTGTGGTCTTTTGCCGATTTGCGTCAGCTTGGCAAGGAACTCTGGCAACAACAACCCGGTCTTTATGATCGAACCTGGCCCCAGGTAAAACCCACTGATATCTGTTCCATCATTTATACATCCGGCACTACTGGTAACCCCAAAGGAGTTATCCTGACCCATATCAATTTTCTCAGCAATGCCTGGGGCTGTTACCAGGTTGTCCCCAGCCCGGATACCCATGTCAGCCTTTCCTTCCTGCCATTAAGTCATGTGCTGGAAAGAACCCTGGGCTGGTACTACATGCTTTATGCCGGGGTAACCATCGCCTATGCCGAAAGCATCAATGACGTCCCCAAAAACCTGGAAGAAGTTCGTCCTCATCTCATGTGCAGTGTACCCCGCCTTTATGAAAAAATCCATCACCGCATTATGGAAAACGTCGCCACTTCTTCCTTCCTGAAAAAACGCATTTTCCACTGGGCAATTAAAGCAGGAAAAAAACGCGCTAACCTGCTGGCTGCCAAACAACCTGTTCCCCTGTGGCTACGCTGGCAGGACACTCTGGCTGACCGTCTGGTTTTTCGTAAAATCAGGGAACGCTTTGGCGGCCGTCTGGATTTCTGCGTCTCCGGTGGCGCTCCCCTGGGCCGAGATCTGGCTGAATTCTTTTATGCTGTAGGCATCAGGGTCATTGAAGGCTATGGTCTGACCGAAACTTCCCCGGTTCTAACCTGTAACCGCCGGGAAAACTATCGGTTTGGTTCAGTTGGCCTGGCCATTCCGGAAGTGCAATTAAAAATTGCCCCTGATGGCGAAATTCTGGCCAAAGGCCCCAATCTCACACTGGGCTATTATAACAATCCGGAAGCTACTGCCGAATTATTTACTGAAGATGGCTGGTTAAAAACAGGAGATATCGGCATCATTGATAATGACGGCTTTCTTTTCATCACCGACCGTAAAAAGGATTTAATCATCACTGCCGGAGGCAAAAATGTAGCCCCCCAGCCCATTGAACAACTCCTTACAGCTGACCGTTTTATCGCCCAGGCCGTTGTTTATGGAGATAAACAGCCTTTTATGACTGCAATGATTGTTCCTGATTTTACCGACCTGGAACACTATGCGCGCGAGAAAGGGGTGAATTTCACTACCCGCCAGGAATTGATTACCTTGCCCAAAATCCAGAAACTTCTGGCCAAGCGGGTAGCCAAAGCCCTCAAGCATCTCCCCAGGTATGAACAGGTTAAACGCATTACCATCCGCGCCCAGGAATTTACTATGGATGCCGGAGAAGTCACTCCCACTCTGAAAATCCGACGCAGGATCATATACAAGAAATATGAACAGGATTTCCTGGCCATGTATCAGGACCAGGGCCCCTATGTGGAAGTCATCTACAAACATGATGAAGAGGAAGATATTCCAATTAGCCCCGGTACTCCTCTCTCCCGGTAA
- a CDS encoding carbonic anhydrase, producing MVERKKVLGGVLAGALLLGSFTLAGCGSEAQKTGENSGEKAASASAVQVYQRPEIIKNPDEALNLLKDGNARFAGEKVLPDNLGDERREELKKNGQHPFAIIVSCSDSRVPPEIIFDQALGDLFVIRVAGNVIDPVATGSVEYAAEHLGTPLIVVMGHEKCGAVTAAVKGGEVPGSIGSIIEKIKPSVEKAKATGLAGDQLVEKSTELNVEASMVELEKSPIIKELVEQGKLKIVGAKYHLGSGQVEWLETK from the coding sequence ATGGTAGAGAGAAAGAAAGTGCTGGGGGGAGTGCTGGCTGGGGCCTTATTGCTGGGGAGTTTTACTCTGGCTGGCTGTGGCAGTGAAGCCCAGAAGACCGGCGAAAATAGCGGTGAAAAGGCTGCTAGCGCATCGGCGGTTCAGGTCTATCAGCGACCGGAAATCATCAAAAATCCGGATGAAGCATTGAATCTGCTGAAAGATGGAAATGCCCGCTTTGCCGGCGAAAAGGTTTTGCCCGACAATCTGGGGGATGAACGGCGGGAAGAGCTGAAAAAGAATGGCCAGCATCCTTTTGCCATCATTGTCAGCTGTTCTGATTCCAGGGTACCGCCGGAAATCATCTTCGATCAGGCTTTAGGGGATTTATTTGTTATACGGGTAGCCGGAAATGTGATTGATCCGGTGGCTACTGGCAGTGTTGAATATGCGGCTGAACACCTGGGTACTCCCCTGATTGTCGTCATGGGTCATGAAAAATGCGGTGCCGTTACCGCTGCGGTTAAGGGCGGAGAAGTACCGGGCAGCATCGGCTCAATTATAGAAAAAATCAAGCCTTCGGTGGAAAAAGCGAAGGCTACCGGTCTGGCCGGCGATCAGCTGGTAGAAAAGTCTACGGAACTGAATGTGGAAGCTTCCATGGTCGAACTGGAAAAAAGCCCTATCATTAAGGAACTGGTAGAACAGGGTAAGCTGAAAATCGTGGGAGCCAAATATCATCTGGGCAGTGGCCAGGTTGAATGGCTGGAAACCAAATAA
- a CDS encoding glutamate synthase subunit beta, with product MGKPTGFMEYQRQLPGDREPLERIKDWNEFHYQFEEEQLKIQGARCMECGTPYCHTGVIINGAVSGCPLNNLIPEWNDLIYRGLWREALERLHKTNNFPEFTGRVCPAPCEGACTCGLHGQPVTIKNNECAIIDRAYEEGWVVPRPPAIRTGKKIAVVGSGPSGLAAAAQLNKAGHWVTVFERADRVGGLLMYGIPNMKLDKKIVQRRIDILAAEGITFVTNTEVGKDFPVGRLLGEFDAVILCGGSTKPRDLPVEGRNLQGIHFAMEFLKANTKSLLDSNLEDGNYISAAGKDVVVIGGGDTGTDCVATAIRHGCRSVVQLEIMPQPPKTRAADNPWPQFPRVLKVDYGQEEAAALYGADPRQYCVMTKRFVGDEQGRVKEVHTVQVEWVKGPQDRLVPQEIPGTEKVWPAQLVLLAMGFVGPERQLLDQLGVELDQFGNVKADFGKFRTNIPKVFVAGDMRRGQSLVVWAIREGRGAARECDRFLMGNTNLP from the coding sequence ATGGGTAAACCGACCGGTTTTATGGAATACCAGCGGCAACTGCCGGGTGACCGGGAGCCATTGGAAAGAATCAAGGACTGGAATGAATTCCACTACCAATTTGAGGAAGAACAACTGAAGATCCAGGGGGCCCGCTGCATGGAGTGCGGCACCCCCTACTGCCACACCGGAGTGATCATCAATGGAGCTGTTTCCGGCTGTCCCCTCAACAATTTGATCCCTGAGTGGAATGACCTCATTTACCGGGGTCTGTGGCGGGAGGCACTGGAACGGTTGCACAAGACCAATAACTTCCCCGAATTTACAGGCCGGGTCTGTCCTGCTCCCTGTGAAGGGGCTTGTACTTGCGGTTTGCACGGTCAGCCGGTAACTATCAAGAATAACGAATGTGCTATAATCGACCGGGCTTATGAAGAAGGCTGGGTTGTGCCCCGGCCTCCGGCCATCCGCACTGGCAAAAAAATAGCGGTGGTAGGGTCAGGTCCCTCGGGGTTGGCAGCCGCAGCTCAGCTCAATAAAGCAGGACACTGGGTTACCGTATTTGAGCGGGCTGACCGGGTGGGGGGACTGTTGATGTATGGCATCCCCAATATGAAGCTGGATAAGAAGATTGTCCAGCGCCGCATCGATATTCTGGCAGCAGAAGGCATTACATTCGTCACCAATACCGAAGTGGGTAAGGACTTTCCCGTAGGCCGCTTGCTGGGAGAATTTGATGCCGTTATCCTTTGCGGAGGTTCAACTAAGCCCCGGGATCTGCCGGTAGAAGGCCGTAACCTGCAAGGTATCCATTTCGCCATGGAGTTTCTCAAGGCCAATACCAAGAGTCTGCTGGACTCCAATCTGGAAGATGGTAACTATATTTCCGCCGCGGGCAAGGATGTAGTGGTGATCGGGGGCGGTGACACCGGTACTGACTGTGTTGCTACTGCCATCAGGCACGGTTGCCGTAGCGTGGTACAGCTGGAGATCATGCCCCAGCCACCGAAAACGAGAGCGGCAGACAATCCCTGGCCGCAGTTTCCCCGGGTATTGAAGGTGGATTATGGCCAGGAGGAAGCTGCCGCCCTTTATGGTGCAGATCCCCGTCAATATTGCGTGATGACCAAACGGTTTGTTGGTGATGAACAGGGGCGGGTCAAGGAAGTGCATACAGTCCAGGTGGAATGGGTGAAAGGGCCACAGGACCGCCTGGTACCACAGGAAATTCCCGGTACGGAAAAAGTCTGGCCCGCGCAGCTGGTGCTGCTGGCCATGGGTTTTGTGGGACCGGAAAGACAGCTCCTGGATCAGCTGGGAGTTGAACTGGACCAATTCGGTAATGTGAAAGCGGATTTTGGCAAATTCCGTACCAATATACCGAAGGTATTTGTAGCTGGTGACATGCGCCGGGGCCAGAGTTTGGTGGTCTGGGCCATTCGCGAAGGCCGGGGAGCGGCCCGGGAGTGTGACCGCTTCTTGATGGGAAACACCAATTTGCCATAA